One region of Mucilaginibacter gotjawali genomic DNA includes:
- a CDS encoding TfoX/Sxy family protein: protein MAKYNNPLADRVREALQHLPDVEEKEMFSGVYFMVNGKMCVCVSHDDLLCRIGANEMEAALENNDVRQMVMARDKPARDYVYVSPEGFHRQQDFDHWIKLCLAFNPTAKASKKR, encoded by the coding sequence ATGGCCAAATACAACAACCCACTTGCAGACCGCGTACGGGAAGCCCTGCAGCATTTGCCCGATGTGGAGGAAAAAGAAATGTTTAGCGGGGTATATTTTATGGTGAATGGCAAAATGTGTGTTTGCGTTAGCCATGATGACCTGCTATGCCGTATTGGCGCCAATGAGATGGAAGCAGCGCTGGAGAACAACGATGTGCGCCAGATGGTAATGGCCCGCGATAAACCCGCCAGGGATTATGTTTACGTAAGCCCGGAAGGTTTTCATCGACAGCAGGATTTTGACCACTGGATAAAGCTTTGCCTGGCTTTTAACCCAACGGCGAAGGCGTCGAAGAAAAGGTGA
- a CDS encoding RNA polymerase sigma factor has translation MSAEKNNTIIQAIGAYGKNLLGFIRRRVKNDADAEDILQDVWYQFSSVLNSEPIEQTGAWLYRVARNKIIDKHKKHTETLLDDMIVDDDEDEALDFKAILMTEATTPETQYLRNLFWEQLFIALDELPEEQRQVFIWQELDDIPFKEIAERTGEKIQTLVSRKRYAVLHLRQRLRQLYDEITEY, from the coding sequence ATGTCCGCAGAAAAAAACAACACTATCATACAAGCCATTGGTGCGTATGGTAAAAATCTGCTGGGCTTTATCAGGCGAAGGGTTAAGAATGATGCCGATGCTGAAGACATCCTGCAGGATGTATGGTACCAGTTCAGCTCGGTATTAAATTCCGAACCTATTGAACAAACCGGCGCCTGGCTTTACCGGGTAGCTCGCAACAAAATTATTGACAAACATAAAAAACATACAGAAACGTTACTGGATGACATGATTGTGGATGATGATGAGGACGAGGCGCTGGATTTTAAGGCCATCCTGATGACGGAAGCAACCACCCCCGAAACGCAATATTTGCGCAACCTGTTTTGGGAGCAATTGTTTATAGCGCTGGATGAGCTGCCCGAAGAGCAAAGGCAGGTGTTTATCTGGCAGGAGCTTGACGATATTCCCTTTAAAGAGATAGCCGAACGTACCGGCGAGAAAATACAAACGCTGGTATCGCGCAAGCGGTATGCGGTACTACACCTGCGCCAAAGGCTGCGCCAGTTGTATGATGAAATAACTGAATATTAA
- a CDS encoding penicillin acylase family protein: MKYILLLVIVLMRFAGFAQKNTAAAIKRFEAEARAVTIIRDNWGIPHIYGKTDADAVFGLMYAECEDNFKGIEQNYLYQLGKLTEVDGDKSLYQDIQLQMIADTADAIKDYQTAQPGFRKLLDAFADGLNYYLYKHPEVKPAVFQYFEPWYALMFTDGSVSATVTGGLTLEDTRNLFGKGDEKLGAINKPAVDERETGSNGFAIAPSRSASGHALLYINPHVPFYFRSEVQMASDEGLNVYGAVTWGQFFVYQGFNRHCGWMHTSSNADVGDLYAEKVVKKDGHWFYEYNGALKPVNERKLVIKVKTGDHTEEKTITGYYTHHGPVLGSREGKWLALKANNRSYNALLESWLITKANTFAEYKKAMGLLSNGTNNTVYADDQGNIAFWYGNFMPKRDPKVDWTLPVDGTTPATEWQGLHTVDEIVHVYNPATGWIQNCNSTPYASSGKSSPDKNKYPAYMAPDGQNYRAVNAIKLLKDARQLTLDGLIAKGYDHYLAAFDVLLPALFKAYDTAPDSEKQPLAEPITVLKRWDKRSAINSVATTLAVEWGTLMMRSMPPAKTAEAAVYVTDRVDNMVNTLPQRIYTGNLKQAVIDLGKRYGTWKLPWGDINRYQRPADGITFSDSRPSLPVGQTSSLFGQLPSFVSRTMNTQKRYGYSGNSFIAAVEFGTRIKAKSIITGGESFNSTSKNYTDQAGMYIEGKFKDVWFYKKEVLKHAAKTYHPGM, encoded by the coding sequence ATGAAATACATATTATTATTAGTGATCGTCCTGATGCGCTTTGCCGGCTTCGCTCAAAAAAACACAGCCGCTGCAATAAAGCGATTTGAGGCCGAAGCCAGGGCGGTTACCATCATTCGTGATAACTGGGGTATCCCTCATATTTATGGTAAAACCGATGCTGACGCTGTTTTTGGGCTGATGTATGCTGAATGCGAAGACAATTTTAAAGGCATCGAACAAAATTATTTATACCAGCTGGGCAAACTTACCGAAGTAGATGGCGACAAAAGTTTATACCAGGATATACAGTTACAAATGATTGCGGACACAGCTGACGCGATAAAAGATTATCAAACCGCACAACCCGGATTTCGTAAACTATTGGATGCTTTTGCCGACGGGTTGAACTATTATCTATACAAGCACCCTGAGGTTAAACCGGCTGTTTTTCAGTATTTTGAACCCTGGTATGCGCTCATGTTTACGGATGGCAGCGTATCCGCCACCGTTACGGGCGGCTTAACCCTGGAAGATACACGCAATTTGTTTGGTAAGGGGGATGAAAAGCTGGGCGCTATTAATAAACCTGCAGTTGACGAAAGGGAGACAGGATCAAACGGTTTTGCCATAGCGCCATCGCGTTCGGCATCGGGGCATGCGCTGTTGTATATCAATCCGCATGTGCCTTTTTATTTCCGCAGCGAGGTGCAAATGGCAAGTGATGAAGGGCTTAACGTTTACGGCGCAGTTACCTGGGGGCAGTTTTTTGTTTACCAGGGCTTTAACCGGCACTGCGGCTGGATGCATACCAGCAGTAATGCCGATGTAGGCGACCTGTATGCCGAAAAGGTTGTTAAAAAAGACGGCCATTGGTTTTACGAATACAACGGCGCATTAAAACCGGTTAATGAACGTAAGCTGGTAATAAAAGTTAAAACAGGCGATCATACCGAAGAAAAAACAATTACCGGTTATTATACCCACCATGGGCCGGTACTGGGCAGCCGCGAGGGCAAATGGCTGGCGCTGAAAGCCAATAACCGGTCGTACAACGCCCTGCTTGAATCCTGGCTCATTACTAAGGCCAATACTTTTGCTGAATATAAAAAAGCGATGGGCCTGCTTTCCAACGGCACCAATAATACGGTTTATGCCGACGACCAGGGTAATATTGCATTTTGGTATGGCAATTTTATGCCGAAACGCGACCCGAAAGTCGACTGGACCTTACCTGTAGACGGTACCACCCCGGCAACCGAATGGCAGGGACTGCACACGGTGGATGAAATTGTCCATGTGTATAACCCCGCTACGGGCTGGATCCAGAATTGCAATTCAACTCCTTATGCATCATCTGGCAAAAGCAGCCCCGATAAAAATAAATACCCGGCGTACATGGCGCCCGACGGGCAAAACTACCGCGCTGTAAATGCCATTAAATTATTAAAGGATGCCAGGCAACTTACACTTGACGGCCTTATTGCCAAAGGGTACGACCATTACCTGGCCGCCTTTGATGTTTTGCTGCCGGCCCTGTTTAAGGCTTACGATACAGCGCCCGATTCGGAAAAGCAGCCGCTTGCCGAACCCATAACCGTATTAAAACGATGGGATAAACGTTCGGCTATCAATTCAGTCGCCACCACGCTTGCGGTGGAATGGGGAACCCTGATGATGCGCTCAATGCCCCCGGCCAAAACGGCCGAAGCAGCTGTTTACGTAACGGATAGGGTGGACAATATGGTGAACACCCTGCCGCAACGTATTTATACCGGTAATTTAAAACAAGCAGTAATTGATTTAGGTAAGCGCTATGGAACATGGAAGCTGCCATGGGGCGACATCAACCGCTACCAGCGCCCTGCAGACGGTATTACCTTTAGCGATAGCCGGCCAAGCCTGCCTGTTGGGCAAACTTCGTCGTTGTTTGGGCAGCTGCCATCATTTGTGAGCCGAACCATGAATACACAAAAACGGTATGGCTATTCGGGCAATAGTTTTATTGCAGCTGTGGAATTTGGTACCCGAATTAAGGCAAAAAGCATTATAACCGGCGGAGAATCATTCAATTCCACTTCAAAAAACTATACAGACCAGGCTGGCATGTATATTGAAGGTAAGTTTAAAGATGTATGGTTTTATAAAAAAGAGGTGTTGAAACATGCCGCAAAAACATACCATCCGGGAATGTGA
- a CDS encoding YybH family protein, translating to MKNQKLMYYKKGILAVMLLLFAFATTKVHAQATNADAATAQITAAMDSSAAEWNKGDLESFMNLYDPSATMMMPSGPVGLDAIRALYVNKYFNGKMPKQNLRYSDMKVRLLGDNYALLTGAFTLYGNNLPDRSGRYSLVMIHTKYGWKILHDHSG from the coding sequence TTGAAAAATCAAAAATTGATGTATTATAAAAAAGGGATTTTAGCGGTGATGTTGCTGCTTTTTGCGTTTGCCACCACAAAAGTACATGCCCAGGCAACTAATGCTGATGCCGCCACTGCGCAAATTACCGCAGCAATGGACAGTTCGGCTGCTGAATGGAATAAGGGAGACCTGGAAAGTTTCATGAACCTGTACGATCCATCAGCAACGATGATGATGCCGTCGGGCCCGGTAGGTTTGGATGCCATAAGGGCTTTGTATGTAAATAAATACTTTAACGGTAAGATGCCCAAACAAAATCTGCGTTATTCGGACATGAAAGTGAGGCTATTGGGTGATAATTATGCTTTATTAACCGGGGCATTTACCTTGTATGGGAATAATCTACCTGATCGATCGGGCAGGTATTCGCTGGTAATGATCCATACCAAATATGGCTGGAAGATCCTGCATGACCATTCAGGTTAA